From Salvia splendens isolate huo1 chromosome 3, SspV2, whole genome shotgun sequence, a single genomic window includes:
- the LOC121797422 gene encoding receptor-like kinase TMK4: protein MVLSGLMVLAESWEGNNACQQWQFIHCDAQGSNVAIVNMAKQGFSGTISPAFANLTSLRTLVLSDNKLTGWLTKVSERRMSQRQLLL, encoded by the exons ATg GTGCTCTCGGGTCTGATGGTGCTAGCGGAGTCGTGGGAAGGGAACAATGCTTGCCAACAATGGCAATTCATCCACTGCGATGCGCAAGGGAGCAATGTGGCGATTGTGAACATGGCGAAGCAGGGGTTTTCGGGCACTATATCGCCTGCGTTTGCTAATCTCACTTCGCTGAGGACTTTGGTGCTGAGTGATAACAAGCTCACAG GATGGTTAACGAAAGTCAGCGAAAGAAGAATGAGTCAGAGACAGTTGTTATTATGA
- the LOC121793708 gene encoding MAPK kinase substrate protein At1g80180-like, with protein sequence MESLQRSAISFRRQGSSGFVWDDKFLAGEFNKLANERKEKEESSSGSKENKENPATSAVNKSPPPPQPAGLVIDRSRSNGGRGFRTGKVSPAVEPPSPRVSAFGCCGAFGKGEKTRRRPPKSGKRVM encoded by the coding sequence ATGGAGAGCTTGCAGAGATCTGCCATATCGTTCCGGCGACAAGGCTCGTCGGGATTCGTGTGGGACGACAAattcctcgccggcgagttcaaTAAGCTCGCGAACGAGCGGAAAGAGAAGGAGGAGAGCAGCAGCGGCAGCAAGGAGAACAAGGAGAATCCGGCGACTTCGGCGGTGAATaaatcgccgccgcctccgcagCCCGCCGGATTGGTCATCGATAGGAGCCGATCCAACGGCGGGAGGGGATTCCGTACCGGAAAGGTGTCGCCGGCGGTCGAGCCGCCTTCGCCTAGGGTTTCGGCGTTCGGATGCTGCGGTGCGTTCGGGAAGGGCGAGAAGACGCGCCGCCGGCCGCCGAAGTCCGGTAAGCGCGTGATGTGA